A region of the Salvia splendens isolate huo1 chromosome 11, SspV2, whole genome shotgun sequence genome:
GGTGAGATATCTTCTCAgtcgctcccactgtttccggcattgctctccactGTGATGCTTCCCACCCGGCGGGCTGAATTTGACGTAGTtctggctaatgcgccaccacatcctggCGATAGTCTGGTTAGCCCCGATGTAGGGATCATCAACTATACTCGTCCAGGCCTTTGCCAGCGCGACGCACTTTGCCTCGCTCTAAACGGTCCTCTTTCCCTCGCggcctcctccttctcctctcCCTCGTCCCCCGCCCCACCCTCGTCGATGAGGACACGCGAGGACTGACAAGTGCCCCtacccttgcccttgccccatCCCTCTGTCGCCGGTGGTatctcagtgggagactccCGGACCGGAGATAACCCCAGCCCCTCCAAAGAGAAAGTCTCATtaccggtgaactgagtctccagtTGAGTACTGTCACTACAtaataaatccatgtaggggcgataCACATTGTCCCCATGTGATTGGGAGACCCTCACTCTGCTACCCCCTGCACCATCCCAAGCATTACCATACctggcatcatccccggcatttgggGCACCATCCCACCCGCCCAAGGGTACATATTATAGTACCCGCCCATCATCgtcggcatttggggcatcattgccgccattccgggcatcatcccgggcatcccTGCATTTCCGCCGGCGTTTCCCCCACCTCCAACGGGAACGTCtgcgtttgtgactcgctcgtggcgggaaAATCACTgtcgtgctccatttatcttcaaaataaatgaaagtagagagatagaaactcgttaatacaagtgatGCGAATGAAACGAAGTGggacgagccgtatatatagagtttttaaaaaaaatcagaaaaatggGACGTTCGTCGTCACGCCGCAATAGCCGACGTCGGGACGGACGTCCGCTGAAACCGACGGACGTCCGCTGAAACCGACGGACGACCTCTCATCCGTCGGggacgtccgcgtccgcctcATTTGatgcaatagcggacgtccgggACGGAAGATCGGCACGGcggtcggacgtccgctattgttTGCGGATGCTCTGAGATCCCCTTTGCATAAATTACACCGTCGATCAAGAAACGCAGACAAATTCACAACCCACAATTTTCTCACTTAAAAACTCCATCTTTTTGGAGATGGGCGTCCTCTGCAATCTAGTCGACATTGTGCTCTTCGTGTTCTTCCTCATGATCGCCGTCGCAGCGCCGCTCCTCGACGCCCAGACCTGCCTCCCGCAGCACCTCTTTCCGCCGTTCCTCTTGGAGCTCAAGAGCTGGTACACGCAAAACTACGGCGACTATTTGGTCTCCGAAAAGCCGCATTTCTTCGTCGGGATTGTTTGGCTGGAGCTCGTTTTCCAGTGGCCCCTCGCTGTCGCTTCTCTCTACGCCATTGCAGCTGGGAGATCGTGGCTGAGCACCACCTGTTTGTTGTATGGCGCTTCCACTTTGACTTCCATGGTAAACAATTTTTTGGGTGTTTGAAAAATATGTTATCTTGTGTGTTTGGAATTATTGTTGGATCCATGAAATATGCACCAAGATTaaatttttgcagtttcattTTCTTAGATTGAGATGATTATTACAATGTGCTTATTCTATTGATGGATTTGCTGAGATGAAGAAAAGGAGAAGTTTTGTTTTTAGAATTATTGTTTGATCTCGGAAATATGCACGAAGATTGACTTTTTGTGGTTTCATTTACTTAGATTGAGATGATTATTACACTTTTCCTATAGCATTGATCAAGGAATCAATCACTTTGGGTGGTGATTATATCATTATATGTGAATGTAGGAACTTTTGAGGCATATGAATGAAATGACTTGCTTTAGGTTGTTTGCTAGTGTGATTGCGTCTTGAATCTTGATGATTAAGAAGCAGTTCTTGCCCTGATCTGGGTTTAGTAATCACCGAAAATTGTcagataaaatgaaaattgctTGTTTGATCCGTATGTGGTTATTGGCTCCACTGTTCAGCTGTGCTAAACATCTACTTATTGTGTTGGCTTGAATGGATGAGCTGTGTTTCTGTTTTCTGTTTCTTGTTGGTATTTGTTATGATATGAGAAAATTGGTGAACTTATTTATTTGCTACGACTTTGTTTATGATGTGGAGCTTTAGCTATTCAGTCACTTTCCCtaaatttgagtttaatgttGATCTTGCATATGATTAGAAACATCTTAAAATTTTAGAAGGGAAAAATGGTCCCAAACTTCATGTTTCTTTCGATGTATAGTCAAATTATTGAAGCATTTTTATGTCAAATGAAACCTTTAAGAGCTATTTTCATATTGCCAGCTTTCAAATTACAACCGTCAATCGTCCGATGAGCTTTCTCATATGTATAGTGTGTTAGTTGATGTTGCCATGAGATGAGTATAATTTCGATATATTGGTGAAAGTAGTTAGTAAAGAAGATTGTTTCCTTACAATTGAAAACAAACTTATTGGACATATTCAATATCTTAATCTTGTCTTAATCTTCTTCTTCGGCCTCTCTCACGatcataaaaattgaatctttattgAACTGCGTTTGATCatgtgtgtgtttagtgaaagTAGTAAGGAAACAAGATAATAGAAAAGAAACTTG
Encoded here:
- the LOC121754259 gene encoding sigma intracellular receptor 2-like, yielding MGVLCNLVDIVLFVFFLMIAVAAPLLDAQTCLPQHLFPPFLLELKSWYTQNYGDYLVSEKPHFFVGIVWLELVFQWPLAVASLYAIAAGRSWLSTTCLLYGASTLTSMVAILAELKQSNRASDKLLNLYYPFLGFAVLAVLRGLFGYLEKSVTIGRRPLLRKKRA